In the genome of Caldalkalibacillus salinus, one region contains:
- a CDS encoding GLUG motif-containing protein — protein sequence MSKKRNIQKVAKRVGHLTLIYTLIISLLFPHSAFAQGGILDTINSRESAAEDETFFVERSWNQPYVVAGDTAEMQISVLPHLPDDPLDEDEEDQNAAVVFTFDRTLDIQHLNQDPDKKAAIKESTMGVIEHIEARGQDVEVGFVSFNDNQPWVTPLTHDYPHLLETFADYMDGNGGQSLPQENNEGVSGIDLAEQLMASSAYTHTYIVHLSAEARDVFTLEEIELYSITLHDEQTVIDDVYGEEETSVHEDVYGEQEESVSDDVYTPGDEEGQGDDTDPDHKASHHYDVQDIATLPSLFNDITGTIIGELLTDLDFSQLQLSIPVPDGVTLAADADVGVVEDNEVIVDLEDIHVEDGVIEPLEVSLPFVFTEAEGIVRFPQATFSYQDRHQETHKIQLPPIEMEVLVPLTDPPVVEMAILGGQAHLSWEEVEGADAYIVERSTVIDSFVQLDYIEETQYIDESFLNGSTTYYYRVKAVNRLGDETTSEVHDYLTPPEEPHLVGYVTPQDSAHVAYLRWQSLDDIDTYTIYRKETGSEEAYRPLATDVTASEFTDTEVEVGSTYAYRIRAHNDSGTSDFSNTVAIDIPITNQDVEDMGLNYLDREEGLITRSLELFEDGESEEETPGPPGRQKLQERQGNEHTDDLTGRNDRNQGIGLGPDIIPGQELREHRPSKQGKPKVRVVTEGDLEFAFAPYELKFSDNEVVNGLPGIVGKAIEIHAGDHPIKQATITMSYTEEELGDIDENDLTIYYVNTEDNRLEEIDDIQIDKENKTVSGVTDHFSMYILGDENMMFEMNDVDFVFVIDQSIDTSVQDAAHKRIDLLRKFVEEMGSVNYRIGIVPYHNEAEEPLDLTNDTQVLNQWADDLEWHAVEPNNVVAGLESGAELFNDENREKIIIHLSSTFEGGLICSDRPTEEWICIDSAEELAKIGQDPDYSLNGKYFQVADIDLSDYQEGAGWQPIGTADKPFTGSLDGNGYTITGLTVNRPLEDYVGLFGYVQYSKLQNINLEYVDVKGQNYVGGLVGYIRNGAEIKSSGAVGEVEGVGHSGGLVGRIYQSNIADSYAVVDVNATGNHIGGAVGSSSNGTIARSYAKGNVTGDQRVGGFIGYIYANSILRNSYATGDTRGNASNGGFIGRVYKATIANSYSVGVGNGGLVGYNYGSGSSYSNNFYDKDTSRSTSTTGATPKTTEEMQTQSTFTEWDFENVWVMEPGQYPQLQTVPEREALTVEEQQISSPEDLDQIRNSLNGNYVLAGDIDLSGYENWEPIGTAVKPFTGSLDGNGYTIKGLTVNRPEEEYVGLFGYAQYSQLQNVNLEYVDIKGQNYVGGLAGYIRN from the coding sequence ATGTCAAAAAAACGCAATATTCAAAAAGTAGCAAAAAGAGTCGGGCACTTAACACTCATTTATACGCTAATCATTAGTTTGCTTTTTCCTCATAGTGCCTTTGCCCAAGGCGGCATCCTAGATACTATAAACAGCAGGGAAAGCGCTGCGGAAGATGAGACATTTTTCGTTGAACGTAGCTGGAATCAGCCTTATGTTGTGGCCGGTGATACAGCCGAGATGCAAATATCAGTGTTGCCACATTTACCTGATGACCCTCTCGATGAAGATGAGGAAGATCAGAACGCGGCCGTGGTGTTTACCTTTGACCGCACACTAGATATCCAACATCTGAATCAGGATCCGGATAAAAAAGCAGCGATCAAAGAGAGCACCATGGGTGTCATTGAGCACATTGAAGCAAGGGGTCAGGATGTTGAAGTCGGGTTCGTGAGCTTCAACGACAATCAACCATGGGTGACCCCTCTAACCCATGACTATCCACATCTATTAGAAACATTCGCCGACTATATGGACGGGAATGGGGGTCAATCCCTACCCCAGGAAAATAATGAAGGGGTTTCAGGCATTGATCTAGCCGAACAGCTGATGGCGTCGTCAGCGTATACGCATACTTACATCGTCCATCTATCGGCTGAAGCGAGGGACGTCTTCACGCTCGAGGAGATTGAGCTATACTCCATCACCCTCCATGATGAACAAACCGTCATCGATGATGTGTACGGTGAGGAAGAAACGTCTGTACATGAGGATGTCTACGGTGAGCAAGAAGAATCTGTTAGCGACGATGTCTATACACCTGGAGATGAAGAGGGACAAGGGGATGATACTGATCCTGATCATAAGGCAAGTCATCATTATGACGTGCAGGACATAGCGACCCTCCCTAGCCTTTTCAACGACATCACAGGCACTATCATAGGAGAGCTCTTGACAGATCTAGACTTCAGTCAACTTCAACTGAGTATTCCCGTACCGGACGGTGTCACGCTTGCTGCCGATGCGGACGTTGGAGTCGTCGAGGACAACGAAGTGATCGTGGACCTTGAAGATATACACGTAGAGGACGGCGTCATCGAACCGCTAGAGGTGAGCCTGCCGTTTGTATTTACCGAAGCGGAAGGGATCGTGCGCTTTCCACAAGCGACCTTTAGCTACCAAGATCGTCATCAAGAGACGCACAAGATCCAACTTCCCCCGATCGAAATGGAAGTATTAGTCCCACTGACTGATCCACCTGTCGTCGAGATGGCTATCCTCGGAGGACAAGCTCATCTATCGTGGGAAGAGGTTGAAGGAGCCGACGCTTACATCGTTGAACGAAGCACTGTCATCGACTCCTTCGTGCAATTAGACTATATCGAGGAGACACAATATATAGACGAGTCATTTCTGAATGGCAGTACCACCTACTACTACCGTGTGAAGGCAGTCAATCGGTTAGGGGATGAAACCACGTCAGAGGTTCATGACTACTTAACCCCACCTGAAGAACCACACTTGGTGGGATACGTTACGCCACAAGACAGTGCACACGTGGCTTATTTACGATGGCAATCATTAGACGATATCGACACCTACACCATTTATAGAAAAGAAACAGGAAGTGAAGAGGCCTATCGTCCACTAGCCACGGATGTGACCGCATCCGAATTCACAGACACAGAGGTAGAAGTGGGAAGCACGTACGCGTATCGGATTCGGGCCCATAACGATAGCGGTACGTCAGACTTTTCTAACACTGTCGCTATCGACATTCCTATTACGAACCAAGATGTAGAGGACATGGGGCTCAACTACCTTGACCGTGAAGAGGGTCTCATCACACGTAGCCTTGAGCTTTTTGAGGATGGAGAAAGTGAAGAAGAGACTCCTGGACCTCCCGGACGCCAAAAGCTTCAAGAGCGTCAAGGGAATGAACACACGGATGACCTCACTGGTCGCAATGATCGTAATCAAGGAATAGGGTTAGGACCGGACATTATTCCCGGACAAGAATTGCGGGAGCATCGCCCAAGTAAGCAAGGGAAACCGAAAGTGCGCGTGGTGACCGAAGGTGATTTAGAGTTCGCTTTCGCTCCGTATGAGTTAAAATTCTCGGATAACGAAGTCGTGAACGGCTTACCTGGTATCGTTGGAAAAGCCATTGAAATTCACGCAGGCGATCACCCGATCAAGCAAGCGACGATCACCATGTCCTATACAGAAGAGGAACTAGGAGACATCGATGAGAACGACCTGACCATCTATTATGTGAATACGGAAGATAATAGATTAGAAGAAATAGATGACATTCAAATAGACAAAGAAAACAAGACCGTCTCTGGGGTTACCGATCACTTTAGTATGTATATCCTTGGAGATGAGAATATGATGTTTGAGATGAACGACGTTGACTTCGTCTTTGTCATTGATCAGTCCATTGACACGAGTGTGCAAGATGCCGCCCATAAACGCATTGACCTCCTACGTAAATTCGTAGAAGAGATGGGCAGCGTGAACTATCGTATCGGTATTGTGCCTTATCATAATGAGGCGGAAGAACCTCTCGATCTAACGAATGATACACAGGTGTTAAACCAATGGGCCGACGATCTAGAGTGGCATGCCGTTGAACCTAATAACGTTGTCGCCGGTCTAGAATCAGGGGCCGAGCTTTTCAATGATGAGAATAGAGAGAAAATCATCATTCATCTATCATCAACATTTGAAGGTGGGCTTATCTGTAGTGATCGTCCGACCGAAGAATGGATCTGTATTGATTCCGCCGAAGAACTAGCGAAGATTGGACAAGACCCTGACTACTCACTAAATGGCAAGTACTTTCAAGTGGCTGACATAGATTTGAGTGACTATCAGGAAGGTGCAGGGTGGCAGCCGATTGGTACGGCAGATAAACCATTCACAGGAAGCTTAGATGGGAACGGCTATACCATAACAGGCCTCACAGTGAACCGCCCTCTGGAAGATTATGTCGGTTTATTTGGCTACGTACAGTACAGTAAGCTTCAGAATATTAATCTAGAATACGTAGATGTTAAGGGCCAAAACTACGTAGGCGGCCTCGTTGGTTATATCAGAAACGGTGCCGAGATTAAGAGTAGTGGTGCTGTAGGAGAAGTGGAAGGCGTCGGGCACAGCGGCGGTCTCGTAGGTAGAATTTATCAATCAAATATAGCAGATAGTTATGCTGTGGTAGATGTCAATGCGACAGGTAATCATATTGGAGGTGCTGTAGGATCTAGCTCTAACGGGACCATAGCTAGAAGTTATGCGAAGGGAAATGTAACCGGTGATCAAAGAGTGGGTGGCTTCATTGGTTATATATATGCGAATTCAATCCTAAGGAACAGCTATGCGACTGGAGACACAAGAGGTAATGCAAGTAATGGCGGATTTATAGGTCGAGTATATAAGGCCACTATAGCAAACTCATATTCAGTGGGGGTGGGTAATGGTGGTCTTGTAGGCTACAACTACGGTTCTGGTTCTAGCTACTCTAACAACTTCTACGATAAAGACACATCAAGGAGTACGAGCACCACCGGCGCTACCCCAAAAACCACCGAAGAAATGCAAACCCAGTCTACCTTCACAGAATGGGATTTTGAAAACGTATGGGTCATGGAGCCAGGACAATATCCTCAGTTACAAACAGTACCAGAGCGAGAAGCCTTAACCGTAGAAGAACAACAAATATCAAGTCCTGAGGACTTAGATCAAATTAGAAATAGTTTAAATGGTAACTACGTTTTAGCAGGAGATATTGATC
- a CDS encoding SDR family oxidoreductase: MNVLVAGANGHTGRIIVQLLGKAPNHEAFAMIRDESQADESKALGAKETIVADLEQDLSHAVKGMDAVIFAAGSGSKTGPEKTIAVDQEGAKRLVDAAKQENIERFVMLSTYGADNPQGPIANYLEAKGVADRYLQESGLAYTIVRPGPLSFDDPAGTVTIGEGLQDVRDHPVSRADVAHIIVSCLDLAQARNKVFEIIGGDDPIEDALKKI, translated from the coding sequence ATGAATGTACTCGTAGCAGGTGCTAACGGCCATACAGGTCGAATCATTGTGCAGTTATTGGGAAAGGCCCCTAACCATGAGGCCTTTGCCATGATAAGAGATGAGTCACAAGCGGATGAGTCGAAGGCGTTGGGAGCAAAGGAAACGATCGTTGCGGATCTTGAGCAGGACCTCTCTCATGCCGTGAAGGGGATGGATGCGGTTATCTTTGCTGCTGGATCAGGTTCTAAGACAGGACCAGAAAAAACGATCGCCGTAGACCAAGAAGGCGCCAAAAGACTGGTGGATGCAGCGAAACAGGAAAACATCGAACGCTTCGTGATGTTAAGCACTTATGGTGCCGACAACCCCCAAGGCCCTATCGCGAACTACCTTGAAGCGAAGGGAGTCGCTGATCGCTACTTACAGGAGAGCGGTCTAGCCTATACGATTGTCCGTCCGGGCCCTTTAAGCTTCGATGACCCTGCAGGTACCGTCACGATTGGGGAAGGGCTTCAGGATGTGAGGGATCATCCGGTTTCTCGGGCTGATGTAGCCCACATCATCGTCTCCTGTTTAGACCTTGCCCAAGCAAGAAATAAGGTCTTTGAAATCATTGGTGGAGACGACCCGATTGAAGATGCTTTAAAAAAGATTTAG
- a CDS encoding 5'-3' exonuclease, whose amino-acid sequence MYVTNERSIMIVDGMALLFRAYYATSYSGYIMKTSTGMPTNAVYGFIKYFWDAIQTFQPTHVVCCWDMGSHTFRNEQYTEYKANRQEPPEALVPQFDLVKKAVESFDVPNVGVTGYEADDCIGTLAKRYAQDMRVKILTGDHDQLQLVDERIDVILMKRGQSNYAVHTPLTLLEEKGLTPAQFIDLKGLMGDSSDNYPGVKGIGEKTALKLLHQYGSIEGILENIEHLAPGIRKKIEQDIDMLHLSRDLARIRCDVPMTCVLDDCTWTMKTDKVLGLFDELEFERLKKLIAV is encoded by the coding sequence ATGTATGTGACAAACGAACGATCCATCATGATAGTCGATGGCATGGCGCTTCTTTTTCGCGCTTACTACGCCACGTCCTATTCTGGGTATATTATGAAAACATCCACTGGCATGCCGACAAATGCCGTTTACGGCTTTATTAAATATTTTTGGGACGCGATTCAAACTTTCCAACCGACCCATGTTGTGTGTTGCTGGGATATGGGCAGTCATACGTTTCGTAATGAACAGTATACTGAGTATAAGGCCAATCGTCAGGAGCCACCAGAGGCACTTGTCCCGCAATTTGATCTCGTCAAAAAAGCGGTCGAAAGCTTTGATGTGCCTAACGTAGGGGTAACGGGCTACGAGGCTGATGATTGTATTGGTACCTTGGCCAAGCGCTATGCACAGGACATGAGAGTAAAGATTCTAACAGGTGATCACGATCAGCTCCAGTTAGTCGATGAACGTATTGATGTTATCCTCATGAAGCGTGGCCAATCCAACTACGCGGTGCATACACCCCTAACGCTGTTAGAAGAAAAAGGACTAACACCAGCCCAATTCATCGATCTCAAAGGGCTGATGGGGGATAGTAGTGACAATTATCCAGGCGTCAAAGGCATTGGTGAGAAAACAGCATTGAAACTGCTACACCAGTATGGCTCAATAGAGGGGATATTAGAAAATATAGAACATTTAGCCCCTGGCATCCGTAAAAAGATTGAACAAGATATAGACATGCTTCACCTATCGCGTGATCTGGCACGTATACGATGTGATGTTCCGATGACGTGTGTCCTAGATGATTGTACCTGGACGATGAAAACAGACAAAGTGCTTGGCTTGTTCGATGAATTAGAGTTTGAACGCTTGAAGAAACTTATTGCCGTTTAA
- a CDS encoding homoserine dehydrogenase, producing MVKRETQAQTQSDEWQQHHTHPTQQHSRQDQSPVRVGLLGLGTVGIGVYETIQSHQDNIARQIGRSVDVVKILVRDQHKDRGHDVPATLLTTEISDVWDQNLDVLIECIGGIETAYLYIKEAFSRGIHVVTANKALLAEKGEELVYLANQRGVQFYYEASVAGAIPILQHVRQLNRVNNVQSFHGILNGTCNYILHQMEEKQLSYETALREAQDLGFAEADPTSDVEGYDALYKSFILSQLCYGEAPSLHTIERTGISTVSDKALQLARQLGYGIRLVSTSKRTHTGIDVKVGPVLIHQDHPLYAVKNEVNGVQLDTDIAGPLLFTGKGAGRFPTASAIIEDLAYLLQQPDTDQPLWRVSPDQLREEGTHYVSFLLIEGQQDTLTLSFDVLQRFDQKGINLLQFETYPATDERNGHQEGEATITAEKGSAGKGPTGKALTGKGLTKSKRQQIDSTAAIGLIVEDLPPQLITELEDSGYTIRHYPILTEGQEGEQVALSYPLNLQQWLQQYQHGTA from the coding sequence GTGGTTAAGCGTGAAACCCAAGCACAGACACAAAGCGATGAATGGCAACAGCACCACACACACCCAACCCAACAGCACAGCAGACAAGATCAGTCCCCAGTCCGTGTGGGCTTGCTAGGGTTAGGGACGGTCGGTATAGGCGTATATGAGACCATACAGTCACACCAAGATAACATCGCAAGACAAATAGGTCGCTCTGTAGACGTCGTCAAGATTCTGGTAAGAGATCAGCACAAGGATCGTGGCCATGACGTCCCCGCTACGCTTTTAACAACAGAGATCTCCGATGTATGGGACCAGAATCTAGATGTTCTCATCGAGTGCATCGGTGGTATAGAGACGGCTTATCTGTATATCAAAGAGGCCTTTAGTAGAGGGATACATGTTGTAACGGCGAATAAAGCTTTGCTAGCAGAAAAAGGGGAGGAACTCGTTTACCTCGCGAACCAGAGGGGCGTTCAGTTTTATTATGAGGCGAGTGTAGCCGGGGCGATCCCTATCCTACAGCATGTCCGGCAATTGAACCGTGTGAACAACGTCCAGTCCTTTCATGGTATATTAAACGGCACGTGCAATTATATCCTTCACCAAATGGAAGAGAAGCAGCTCTCCTATGAGACAGCCCTTCGCGAAGCACAGGACCTCGGTTTTGCTGAGGCAGATCCCACCTCAGATGTGGAAGGCTATGATGCGTTATATAAGTCATTCATCCTTTCCCAGCTATGTTATGGTGAAGCCCCCTCTCTGCACACCATCGAGCGAACAGGGATCAGCACTGTGAGTGACAAGGCGCTACAACTTGCGCGTCAATTAGGGTATGGTATTCGCTTGGTGAGTACATCGAAACGGACTCATACGGGTATTGATGTGAAAGTAGGGCCTGTGCTCATCCATCAAGACCATCCTCTCTACGCAGTGAAGAATGAGGTGAATGGGGTCCAACTAGATACAGATATAGCGGGTCCACTTCTCTTCACAGGTAAGGGGGCTGGAAGATTTCCAACGGCCAGTGCCATCATAGAAGACTTGGCCTATCTCCTGCAACAACCCGATACAGATCAGCCGCTATGGCGTGTGTCGCCAGATCAGCTGAGAGAGGAAGGGACGCACTATGTTAGCTTCCTGTTAATAGAAGGTCAGCAAGACACACTCACACTCTCTTTTGATGTATTACAGCGCTTTGATCAGAAGGGGATTAATCTCCTTCAATTTGAAACGTATCCTGCAACCGATGAACGGAATGGACATCAGGAAGGCGAAGCTACCATCACTGCTGAGAAGGGATCGGCGGGAAAGGGGCCAACAGGGAAGGCATTGACAGGGAAGGGACTGACGAAGTCAAAGAGACAACAGATTGACTCAACGGCTGCCATCGGGCTCATTGTAGAAGATTTACCACCCCAACTGATCACTGAACTGGAGGACAGTGGCTACACAATACGGCACTATCCTATACTGACGGAAGGGCAAGAGGGTGAACAAGTAGCTCTAAGTTATCCTCTTAATCTGCAACAATGGCTACAACAATACCAACACGGTACAGCGTAA
- the acsA gene encoding acetate--CoA ligase, translating into MTLISRAESNIGDYLERRRTFNWKDAESHFTWAQTGQVNMAYECIDRHVQEGYGDKTALIYLPEHTEDEQDRLQTVSFTFADLKRETDRYATVLKKHGMQKGDRVFVFLPKTPECYFAILGAIKAGAIVGPLFEAFMEAAVKDRMQDCEARFLITDTDLQHRVPYAELPHLEKVFVLGPDDARLPHTYALNQALAEVEVNDEPIEWLDLEDGMIIHYTSGSTGKPKGVLHAHRAMIHHHITGKWVLDLKEDDIYWCTSHPGWVTGSSYGIFAPWLNRAPIVVNTGRFDAHEWYRTLEELKVTVWYSAPTAFRMIMSLGDEVAHRYNLHHLRHILSVGEPLNPEVVEWAQRVWQKRVHDTWWMTETGGLLIVNLPSEEIKPGSMGRAFPGIEVAILDEEGRALPAKHVGQLAVRKGWPGLMKTIWNNEEKYQSYFPYDEWYVSGDLAYKDNEGYVFFQGRGDDMINASGERIGPFEVESKLIEHPAVAEAGVIGKPDPTRGEIVKAFIVLREGYTHSESLLADIRHFVKTKLAAHAAPREIEVIKELPKTRISGKIMRRVLKAWELNEDPGDLTALQIEKKESE; encoded by the coding sequence ATGACACTTATCAGTAGAGCAGAGTCTAATATCGGGGATTACCTAGAGCGTAGACGTACATTCAATTGGAAAGACGCCGAGTCTCATTTTACATGGGCCCAAACGGGGCAGGTTAACATGGCCTATGAGTGTATCGATCGCCATGTACAGGAAGGCTACGGGGACAAAACGGCCCTGATTTATCTACCAGAGCATACCGAAGATGAACAAGATCGTCTGCAGACAGTGTCCTTTACTTTTGCAGACCTTAAGAGAGAGACGGATCGATACGCAACTGTACTCAAAAAGCATGGCATGCAGAAAGGGGATCGCGTTTTTGTCTTTTTACCAAAAACCCCTGAATGCTACTTTGCAATTTTAGGTGCGATTAAGGCGGGCGCCATTGTCGGTCCGTTGTTTGAAGCGTTTATGGAGGCAGCTGTTAAGGACCGCATGCAAGATTGTGAAGCAAGGTTCCTGATTACCGATACAGACTTGCAGCATCGTGTCCCTTACGCTGAGCTTCCTCACCTAGAAAAAGTGTTTGTGTTGGGGCCAGATGATGCTCGTTTGCCTCACACCTATGCTTTAAACCAAGCGTTGGCTGAAGTTGAAGTGAACGATGAGCCTATAGAATGGCTCGATCTAGAAGACGGTATGATTATTCACTATACGTCCGGATCAACGGGGAAACCGAAAGGCGTTCTGCATGCTCACAGAGCCATGATCCATCATCATATTACAGGAAAATGGGTGCTGGATCTCAAAGAGGATGATATCTATTGGTGTACGTCTCATCCCGGATGGGTCACGGGTAGCTCCTACGGGATTTTTGCGCCGTGGTTAAACCGTGCTCCCATTGTTGTGAATACGGGTCGTTTCGATGCCCATGAGTGGTATCGCACCTTGGAAGAATTAAAAGTCACAGTGTGGTACAGTGCGCCGACGGCTTTCAGAATGATCATGTCCCTCGGTGATGAAGTTGCTCACAGGTACAATCTTCATCATTTACGGCATATCTTAAGCGTGGGTGAACCGCTGAACCCAGAAGTCGTGGAATGGGCTCAACGTGTTTGGCAGAAGCGTGTCCATGACACATGGTGGATGACCGAAACGGGTGGGCTCTTGATCGTCAATCTGCCTAGTGAGGAGATTAAACCAGGCTCTATGGGCAGAGCGTTTCCAGGCATTGAAGTCGCCATATTAGATGAAGAGGGTCGGGCTCTACCAGCGAAACACGTTGGGCAACTCGCCGTTCGAAAAGGCTGGCCCGGATTAATGAAAACGATCTGGAACAACGAGGAGAAATACCAGTCGTACTTTCCTTATGACGAATGGTATGTATCGGGTGATCTCGCCTATAAGGATAATGAGGGCTACGTCTTTTTCCAAGGCAGAGGCGATGACATGATTAACGCTTCGGGTGAACGCATCGGCCCGTTTGAAGTGGAAAGCAAGCTCATTGAACACCCTGCTGTCGCGGAGGCGGGGGTGATCGGTAAGCCGGACCCGACGAGAGGAGAAATCGTTAAAGCCTTTATCGTCCTACGGGAGGGCTACACACACTCCGAATCGTTATTAGCAGATATACGTCACTTCGTCAAAACAAAGTTAGCCGCACACGCAGCACCTCGAGAAATCGAAGTGATAAAAGAACTGCCTAAGACCCGAATCAGCGGAAAGATCATGCGTCGCGTTTTAAAAGCGTGGGAGTTAAATGAAGACCCAGGAGACCTCACCGCGCTTCAGATAGAAAAAAAAGAGAGTGAATAG
- a CDS encoding ATP-binding cassette domain-containing protein, with product MLSVDKVTRTFESGTQAFSDITFKASEGEIIGILGTSGCGKSSLLRVIAGLDPASSGAIQIDQEDIDGVHEKVGVIFQEPRLLPWLNVLDNVTFGLHGNSQTQVSQATEILQLVGLKGFEKHYPKELSGGMAQRVAIARALVTTPDLLLLDEPFSALDAFTKMQLQDLLLQIWQSVNSTMLLVTHDIDEALYLCDRLLIFNGQPGALIRDVQVSGPRPRQRGDQALAQQKEQILGWLDLERTLV from the coding sequence GTGCTAAGCGTAGATAAGGTGACAAGGACGTTTGAGAGTGGAACACAAGCCTTCTCAGACATTACGTTTAAGGCTAGCGAAGGCGAGATTATTGGCATATTAGGAACGAGTGGTTGTGGAAAAAGCAGTCTACTCAGAGTGATAGCGGGACTAGATCCAGCATCATCAGGTGCGATTCAGATCGATCAAGAAGACATCGATGGTGTGCATGAAAAAGTAGGGGTCATCTTTCAAGAACCACGCTTGCTTCCATGGTTAAACGTGCTAGACAACGTGACATTCGGGCTGCATGGCAACAGTCAAACACAAGTCAGTCAAGCAACCGAAATACTACAGTTGGTAGGGTTAAAAGGGTTTGAAAAGCACTATCCAAAAGAACTTTCGGGAGGGATGGCCCAAAGAGTGGCCATTGCACGAGCGTTGGTGACAACACCAGACCTGCTTTTGCTCGATGAACCCTTCAGTGCGTTAGATGCATTTACAAAGATGCAGCTGCAAGACTTGCTACTCCAGATTTGGCAATCCGTCAACTCGACGATGCTGTTAGTGACGCATGATATTGACGAAGCGTTATATCTGTGTGATCGATTACTGATTTTTAATGGTCAACCTGGCGCACTCATCCGAGATGTTCAAGTCTCAGGCCCTCGCCCACGTCAGAGAGGAGACCAGGCCTTAGCTCAGCAAAAAGAACAAATATTAGGCTGGTTGGACTTAGAACGAACATTGGTTTAA
- a CDS encoding ABC transporter permease, which produces MSLKSSVFNPLSGYQRSGQDAEAGAKQVKQRKDSKAKVAVIGSILPLLLIIVWESVCQLGWVAPHQLPAPSVVATATLGMVSDGSLWGHIGITVYRIAVGFIVGALAAVILGAICGLYRPALWFFDPLIQAFRSVPSLAWVPLFLLWIGIGENSKIALIGVGVFFPVYLNLLSGILSVDRKLIEVGQVYGLNATALLRRIILPACLPSLLVGLRSGLGLGWMFVVAAELLGASQGLGYLLVLGQNSSKPELIIASIVLFAALGKGTDAIIKRVEKKALHWQDNLSNQHA; this is translated from the coding sequence ATGAGTCTGAAATCAAGTGTTTTTAATCCACTAAGTGGGTATCAACGCTCAGGTCAAGACGCCGAGGCGGGTGCGAAACAGGTCAAGCAACGAAAGGATAGCAAGGCGAAGGTGGCTGTGATCGGTAGCATCCTTCCACTCCTCCTCATCATCGTATGGGAGTCGGTGTGCCAGCTTGGGTGGGTGGCGCCTCACCAACTTCCTGCACCGAGTGTCGTGGCCACAGCTACCCTAGGTATGGTGAGTGACGGTAGTCTATGGGGCCATATCGGTATCACCGTGTACAGGATAGCCGTAGGGTTTATTGTCGGTGCGTTAGCGGCCGTCATCCTAGGCGCTATATGTGGCTTATATCGTCCAGCCCTATGGTTTTTTGACCCTCTCATACAAGCCTTTCGTTCTGTCCCTTCATTGGCTTGGGTCCCACTGTTCCTCTTATGGATCGGTATCGGAGAAAATTCTAAGATCGCCCTCATTGGCGTCGGTGTCTTTTTCCCCGTTTACCTTAATCTGCTGAGTGGCATTTTGAGTGTGGATCGGAAGCTGATCGAAGTCGGTCAAGTGTATGGTTTAAACGCCACAGCACTTCTGAGAAGAATTATATTGCCCGCTTGTTTACCGTCGCTCCTCGTCGGCTTAAGAAGCGGCCTCGGTTTAGGCTGGATGTTCGTTGTCGCAGCTGAACTGCTCGGGGCGAGCCAAGGTTTAGGGTACTTGTTAGTCTTAGGGCAGAACTCGTCTAAGCCAGAACTCATTATTGCCAGCATCGTTTTATTTGCAGCCCTAGGCAAAGGTACAGACGCCATCATCAAACGCGTCGAGAAAAAGGCGTTACACTGGCAAGACAATCTTTCTAATCAGCATGCGTAA